The DNA region GGTGTGCAGCCACAGTCGCTGTCGTCCGCAGCCGCCGATGCCGGCATCAAGACGGCACAGAAGCGGGCTGTCGTCTTCAATGGTCTTTTACACGGATTTTCCTGGGATGGCGCACCGTCCCTGGCACCGGCCCTGGCCGTGGCCACTTGGAGTGGGAACCTCGCCTTTTTATTCTCTTACGCCGTTGGAACTATGACTACCATGGCCATTGCGACCACCTTGATCGGGGAAGGTACACGTAAGGCCGGAGATTTCTTTGACCGACCCGACATTCCGCAAAAATTGAGCTTTGCCTCCTCCATTCTCGCCATTGCTATTGGTATTGTATGGTGTGGACTGGCCTTTCTATAAAAATCCAATCACTCAATATTCCCAATAGTTACGTCATGTGGGACGAAGTAGGATCTCGGTTGCATTGTTGACATGTTGAGCTTGACGTAGGAACTAGGCCACGGTGGCATTCCAATAATGCGACAACGACGTTTCCAAGTTTTTGCGAACATTGGGACCAATAATGCGACAACGACGTTTCCAGGTTTTTGCGAACATTAACGAGCACTCTTATAGGTGGCATACCAGGGACCATAGAAATTATAGAGGGTTtctactaacagtaagcaaatGTGATCAACAGATGAAAAGGCAATACTCTGTGAGTAAAAAGTACTTTTGGAGATCGGCTCATAGTTCGCTGTTGTACTTTGTCGCGCTAACGGTAGACAGGTGAGATACAGCGCAGATAGTAGACGCCCAACAGACTGTATACACCGGAACTCAACGACTGTCTCGAAAGGATTGCATGTAATAAAAGCGTATGATGCTATCTGGAGGTATTCCTTCCGACGACGCTCGGTGCAATACGATCGAAACGCAATGAAAAGACCTGGATTTTGGAAGGAGAGGATATGGTCCAACTTGCTATTGGCAATGACGATTAGTCCTTGAAAGTACGAGAGAACGTTGACTCTTCACGACTTGCTGATGACAAAAAAGTAGTGCTCCGGCAGGGTGCTTGGTATGTTTTGAATTCGTTGACACACATCTGAAAATATTTGCCTGCCTACTAGACGGGCGCAAAAAGATAGGAGTCGTAAGCAGCCACTAGCCGGTAATCGACGGCATTATTATCGGCACCGAGACATTTTCTCGTCTACCGCATGCGTTGCTTTTGCGTTTCCGTCGGCGCCGTACTGTGCCTCGGCGAACCGGTCAATGGAGTTGTGGTGTTATGCCCATTGCGTGACTTGACAATGATTGGTTCATGCGCACGGTATTTCGTTCGACCCTTTGCTACAACAGATACACCGTCCGTGAACTCGTCGTTGTAAAGGTAAGGCATACAGGTGTGGTAAGTTGTATCAATAGAAATAGTTGACGGTGAAGGATAGGAATGATGCCTTGAAACGAGATATATGTGAGCCAATCATAATCACGAAATTCCTCCCATCTGCAAAAGCTTCGGTGGAAGTTGGTCAGGAAGTCCCGAATCTTTCAGATTCACACAACGCTTGCTCTAGCTCCAAATACGCTTTTGATTTCTCGCGGCGACACCTCGCTATTCATCGTACATGATGTACAGTACGATACGGTACCAACCGTCAACGAATCTTCTGTCGAAGGAATGCTGGGTGGCCTCGAACGATTCTGACTcgagctgactgtgacggtGGGTGACATTGCAACCGTGTTTTCTCATTCATTGACGTCGATCGTGTGTTACCAGTTGGCGACTTTAAGAAGTTGACATTGTCAGTAAATCCCATCCCtttgtctcacagtcaatctcTAAAACCAAACATTGGTGAGAGCTATAAACTCACCGTTTTTGCCCATTACATCCGACAGACCTCTTGTACTGTTTGGATTGCTCGACCAAACGAATCGCTATTGCATTGTACAGCACCAGTATAGAAGGCAACAACCAAAGCAGCATGAGTCccaaggaagaggaaaagcAAGAAGAGCCTGTGGATGCCCCTGCAGTGACGGAGCAACAGCGAAAGACAGACGACGACTACATGGAAACGGTGGATGTCGAAAACGGCGAAGACGAGATGGAAGACGAAATCGATACGAAAAAGGTTCACATGAGGGTTTCTCCGGACGCACCCTGGAAGGAACGCATGTGGGAAGTCTTTACTACCTTTTGGCCATTGGGATTGATCGCTTTCGGGGGACCCCAGGCGCACGTGGCGATTCTTCGTGATCATTTAGTTGAACAGCGCGATTGgttggacgaagaagcctttaCGGAACTCTTCGCAATTGGACAGGTACGCTACGTCGCACAAACGTTTTCATGACCAAAGCACTCTTACACGCTCACAATCTCTCTTCGCTGTTGAAATATTAGGGTCTACCAGGTCCAACCTCCACGCAACTCGTTATTTCGACAGCACTCAGTCGAGCAGGACCTCTGGGCGGCCTCCTGGCATTCTTCCTCTGGAATTTGCCCGGATTGATTATTTTGACTTTGTGCGGAGCCTTGATTGATGCATTTGTCGATCCTAATTCTCCACCCTGGTATTTGATAGGTCTACCGCCCGCCGCGATCTCCCTAGTCTTCAAGGCCTTTTATGGCTTTGCCATTAAACTCGATTCGCTAGGTATCATCCTGGCACTTTGTAGTTGTCTCGTGGCTATTGTGCtcaacaatgacgacgacattgatcCGGCCAGTTCGCAGTGGGTCTTTCCCACGACATTGGCTTTAGGAGGTCTCGTTACCTACCTCGATTCCAAGCGAGAAAAACCCTTTGCTACGTACGCCAGTCCTGGTAAAGGATGGGACAAGGATTCCGACGAAACTATGAAACGTAAGTCAATTCACGAATCAGAATTATACTTCCGTGGCGTAGCGTGTAATAACGACTGGCTTACACTCATCTTGTCTTTTTTTCTACAAATACAGGCATTGGCATTCCGCTATGGGTTGGTGCCTTGATCTTTCTTTTATGGTTGGGCATTTTGATCCTCGTTATTATTCTCGTGGATGTGGCCGAAGTCGACAATGTCTATCTCAAGATATTCGAAACCATGTACCGTATCGGTTCTATCATTTTTGGTGGAGGCCAAGTCGTCTTGCCTATGCTTCAGGATGAAGTTGTCCCGGGATGGATGACCAAGTGAGTTAGTGCCTTGCTTACGGAAAATGTCTGCTCGTATGTGGAAAAAGTTGAGTTGCTTTTGCTTAGCCGTGTTCTCACTGTTTGTGTTTTAGGGATCAATTCTTGCAAGGTCTCGGACTCGCGCAATCCATGCCTGGTCCGCTATTCAACTTTTCAGCCTACCTCGGCGCCGTCTACAAGGGCGTTCCTGGAGCATTGGTTGCCTACGTTGGCTTATTTGGACCAGGAGTGATTCTTATTTTTGGAATGGTTCCGTTCTGGGCCCGTCTCCGTCACAACGACACGTTCAAGGCAGTTTTGAAAGGAGTCAACGCAACGGCCATTGGTTTGGTCGGTGCCGCCTGCGTGACGCTTTGGGAGTCGGCCATTTCAGGTGCTGCCGATGCCATGGTCTTCTCGATCGCGCTCACGATGGCGGTCGCCTTTAGTATTCAAGCCCCCTTTTGTATATTGGCTGGCGGTATCATTGGTGCCATCATGCATCCTGATGCCCTCGATTTGGGGCAACAGCCGTACTGCGTCGATCAGGGATTTGCGTTTCCGGCGGAATTGTAGTAGCAGATTCCGAAAAAGTTGGAACCAATGTCCGGAACGTGCACATTTTAGGTTACAGAGGGCCAGCCGTGTACATCTCTCCGTTCGATTATTTCAACACGTTGATAATGTACCATTGCACGAAGCGTCTACCATACGGTTCATATATGTGTTCTTTAAAGTTAGGCAATAAACGAATAGACTCGTCTTGGTTGTTGCTCTTGCATTACACTGTCATAAAGAGTAGGCAATTTTTTGTTCACTTTTTCTAGAAATTGCACTGGACTGCTCTCTAGCCTCGACGAGCACGCGCTTCACAGGCTCCAAGATTACCACTCGTGTCAGTTGTAAGATTGCTTCAGCGACCGATCCGTCTGGGTTTCAAATTGGGATTTTCTCACTGGAAGTGGAGCCAAAAATTGATTCGTTTGTATAATACAAAGTGTGGTAAATGCGTGCGACGGTATAAAATCTACTATTTTCATTAGTGTTTCCGTCAGGTATATAcgtgttgttgctgctctaAGATGCAGTTGAAAGTATAAAGCGTATGGGAGCTCCTAGCTGCCTGAGAATTCTTCCAGTCTGGTTTCAT from Phaeodactylum tricornutum CCAP 1055/1 chromosome 18, whole genome shotgun sequence includes:
- a CDS encoding predicted protein, whose protein sequence is MSPKEEEKQEEPVDAPAVTEQQRKTDDDYMETVDVENGEDEMEDEIDTKKVHMRVSPDAPWKERMWEVFTTFWPLGLIAFGGPQAHVAILRDHLVEQRDWLDEEAFTELFAIGQGLPGPTSTQLVISTALSRAGPLGGLLAFFLWNLPGLIILTLCGALIDAFVDPNSPPWYLIGLPPAAISLVFKAFYGFAIKLDSLGIILALCSCLVAIVLNNDDDIDPASSQWVFPTTLALGGLVTYLDSKREKPFATYASPGKGWDKDSDETMKRIGIPLWVGALIFLLWLGILILVIILVDVAEVDNVYLKIFETMYRIGSIIFGGGQVVLPMLQDEVVPGWMTKDQFLQGLGLAQSMPGPLFNFSAYLGAVYKGVPGALVAYVGLFGPGVILIFGMVPFWARLRHNDTFKAVLKGVNATAIGLVGAACVTLWESAISGAADAMVFSIALTMAVAFSIQAPFCILAGGIIGAIMHPDALDLGQQPYCVDQGFAFPAEL